The following nucleotide sequence is from Alkalihalobacillus sp. LMS39.
AATTTGCCTTTCAATCATAAGTAATTTTTGTTTTTCTACTAGCCCTAACAACCGGTCTGTCACTGTATCGATTGTCTGCGATGCTTTTTTTTGAATCGTCTCTTTTAAAATCGTAATAAACTCAAATTCATCGATATTCGTAATAATCAGCTTGCTCATCGCTTTTCGCTTTGCCGATTCAGGCCCTTGAATTTCTACCCCATATCCTCTTTTTCTAACGAGTGACAAGCCAAAAGGCGTAACTTCGTCTTCGATTTTATTTAAGTCATTACTAATTGTTGCTATCGTTACATTTAAATCATTGGCTAGAGCCATTAATTTTACTGGCTCTTTTGTTTCAAGCAATGATGACAATATCAATGTTTGCCTTTCTTCTGGTGTATATTCTTGATGTGATAACGTAAACAAAAGCTGTTGCAAATGTTCTTTACCTGCTTTGTCGCCACTCACTTGAATGCCAATGCCTGACTTCTTTACAAGCTGTAGGCCATGTTCTGTTAAAATATCTTCTACACCTTTTAAATCACGGTGAACTGTTCTTGGACTGACATCTAATTCAGAAGATATTTCTTTTACCGTTGTCTCTTCGGATTTCATTAAGAGCAACTCTAATATTTTTCGTTCTCTAGCCGCTATATACATCATTCTCACTCCACTACTATGACTAATCATACGCTAAGCAAAGTTGATGACAAAATATAAATAACATCCTTCATACTTCTATTATCTATAATTTGTAACCTCTTTCTCAACAAAAGAAAGATTCAATTTCGCCTTTTGACTTGTTGCCAAAATTAAATAATATAGATTCGTTTTATAAGAAAAACGCGGGAGCGTCTTTTCGTGTCAAGCGAAGTGCGGAGCCCTGCCCGCTTGAAAGTGAACTCCAAGTGTTCTTCTTGAATAAGCTTTCAAATCGGCACTGCTATACCGAAACTTTTATAACTACTTATATGTTAAAAACAAGACTGACTCTTTTATAAAGTCAGCCTTGTCTTAATATTATTTTAGTTTTTCCATTAACTCATCATATTTTGGACTATTTAAGAAATTTTCAACCGAAATATGATAAGCCGTAGGCAATTTTTCTTTTGCACGGGAAGTTAAATCTTTGTGAGTGATCACAATATCCGCATCATCTGGAATATTGTTAATCGACGTATTCGTAATATTTACATCTAATTCTGCTTTCTTTGCTTTATTTTTTAAAATCGATGCTCCCATTGCACTAGAGCCCATACCAGCATCACAAGCAAAGATGATTTTCTTCACATTTTTCGAGTCAAAATCAGTATTCGTTTCAAAAGAACCTGCTACTGAACTTTTCTTTCCTTTCAGTTGCTCCATTTTTGCAGCAGCTGCTGTCATGTCTTCTTCTTCGTTTTTCTTCCCTGTTTTTAAAATAATCGATGCGACAATAAAGGAAACTGCAGTTGCAACAAGAACCCCAAATAGAACTCCTAAATGATCTCCTCTCGCTGTCATCCCCATTAATGCAATAATACTTCCTGGTGATGGCGGCGCTACTAATCCGACATTAAATAATGTGAAGGTAAAAACCCCACTAATTCCACCAGCAATAGCAGCTAAAATTAACATTGGTTTCATTAAAATATACGGGAAGTAAATTTCATGAATCCCACCTAAGAAATGAATAACAATAGCACCAGGAGCCGTTTGTCTGGCCGTCCCTGCGCCAAAAATCATAATCGCTAATAATATTCCTAACCCCGGTCCAGGATTTGTTTCTAATAAGAATAAAATCGACTTTCCAGCCTCTGCAGCTTCTTTTGCTCCTAATGGACTTAAGATTCCATGGTTAATTGCATTGTTCAAAAACAAAACTTTAGCTGGTTCAATAAAAATATTCGCTAATGGTAACAACCCTGCATTAACAATTATTTCCACACCTGCTGCTAACACCTTATTTAAGGCTAATACAACAGGACCAATTCCGAGGAACGCCGCTAATGTCAGTAACATTGCTAAAATACCCGCTGTAAAATTGTTTACAAGCATTTCAAAGCCTTGACGAACTTTCGGTTGAACGACTTCATCAATTTTCTTAATGAGCCATCCACCAAGTGGACCCATAATCATCGCCCCAAGGAACATTGGGATATCCGCTCCGACGATAACCCCCATCGTCGCTGTTGCCCCAACAACTCCCCCACGATCACCATATACCATTTTACCGCCAGTATAACCGATTAAGAGTGGCAGTAAATACGTAATCATCGGTCCGACAAGTTGAGCTAAGTTTTCATTTGGCCACCAGCCTGTTGGGATAAAAAGTGCGGTAATAAACCCCCAAGCAATAAAGGCGCCGATATTTGGCATAATCATGCCACTTAAATAACTTCCAAAACGCTGAATTTTAACACGGACATCTTGTTTTGAGCCGTTTGCTGAATTGGACATTGAAGTTCCCCCTTAAAAAAATTTTTATGATAAGATAATTGCGATTTCTCTTACACTCTAATCATAAGCTCCGTGTGAAGCGTTTTCAATTTGAAGAAAAACGTATTTTGTCATACACAATGTTGTCATTATTAAACAGCACCTTAGCTTGTCAACCCTTTTTTAAAGAATTTTCTATTTTTTTCAAATATCCATTGGCTTTTCGTACATAATAATAGCGAAAATTGAATCCAAAGGAGAAATGCCCCATGTTCTATCATGTCAAAGAGCTTCAATACAATGCAAAACCGTCACAACCTGACCCGGTATATGCAAAAAAACTCCAAGAAATACTTGGAGGCCAATTCGGAGAGATTTCTGTCATGATGCAATATTTATTCCAAGGTTGGAACTGTCGTGGAGATAAAAAGTACCGTGATATGCTATTAGATATCGGAACAGAGGAAATTGCTCACGTTGAAATGTTAGCGACGATGATTGCCCAGCTAGTAGACGGTGCCCCTGCTCATGATCAAGAAGAGGCAGCAAAAAATCCTGTTGTTGAAGCGGTGTTAGGCGGCATGAATCCACAGCATGCCATTGTCAACGGTCTAGGCGCACAACCAAATGATAGCGTCGGTTTCCCATGGACGGCTCGCTATATGATTTCAAGTGGTAACTTACTTGCCGATTTTCGCGCGAATTTAAACGCAGAATCCCAAGGCCGACTTCAAGCGATTCGCTTATATGAAATGACGACAGACCCTGGTGTGCGTGACATGTTATCATTCTTAATCGCTAGAGATTCGATGCACCAAAACCAGTGGATGGCTGCCATTCATGAACTTGAGCAAACGGAAAGTGTGATTGTCCCGAGTACCTTTAACCGTGAATATGAAATTCAAGAAGTCGCCAATCAATTTATGAACTTCTCATCAGGGGAAGAAAGCAGTCAAGGCCGCTGGGCAAAAGGACCAACATTTGATGGTCAAGGAAACTTCGAATACGTCGCAAATCCTGAAGCAATGGGCCAACACCCACAATTGCAGCCAGGTCCTGCTTATATTCATGGAACAAACCCAACGAACATGCAAATGATGCAACAACAAGCAAACATGAATGGTAATCAACCTTCTGATCAATCGTTTATGCAATAATTTAGAAAAAGTCGAGGTCACTAATAAGGAAGTGACCTCGACTTTTTTTCTCACGTAGTGTAACGGACATCTGTTCCGCTATCTTTCATTTTTTTCGACTTTTTCAAGTCGTATCGGACATCTGTTCAGTTACTTTGCCCATTTAGGATGCCAAAGCTTGTTTTTTAGCGTATAGTGGAACAGATGTCCGAAAGAATGTTACGAACGGCAAAAATCAGTGAAATAACGGAATAGATGTCCGCATGAGTTTTCCTACTTTGAATAAAGCGCGATCATTTTTTCAATTTCCTGCTCTATCTCCTGTTGTAACGATAGCGGGGACACTACATGAACCTGGCTTCCCCATGATAAAATCCAAGCTTTCAACCCGGCACTTATTTTTGCCTTTGCTTTCACAAGAAACGATTTTTCATCTACTTGCTTAACATTGGAGTCCATACCAAACTTATCAAAAACACCATTTAACGTGACCCGATTGAGCTGAAATTGCAATGTAATCCAATCATCCTGCCCACCAAACATATGAAATGAATGTTGAATATATTCACTTAAATCTTTTTGTTGCTGTGTGAAGCTTTCATCTGAAATTACAACATGTCGCATTCGATCTAGACGGTAATTTCGTGGGTTCTCTTCTTCCCCATATTTCACATCATCACCAATTAAATAGTAAAAATCCGACTCCCATATTAATGCGTGAGGTTTGATTTTATATGGTCGCCCTTCATGACGAAGTGTAAAAGATTTCTCAAGATTATAATCTCCATATTGGAAATAGACGATTTTTTTCTGTGATATCGCTTCATGAAAAATATCAATATGATGTTTAATAAGGTTGTAATCCGTATTAATAGATTGCTGGTATACGACAGGGTCTGGTAATGTTTTCGCGATTTGCTTACTCGTTAACTGTTTTAAACAAGACACTAAATATTTTTTCTCCTCCGTTGTAATAAACCTGGCAGAAAGAACAGGGTCAATTAATAGTCGAAGTTGGTATGTTTCAAATAACCGGACTTGATGGCTATAAAAGAGCTCACCATGTTTTCCTGTGTTTTCAATAATATCAAACCCGCTATCTCTTAATGTATGAATATACTTTTTCACCGTTTTAGCATCTGCAGGAAACTCTGGCACATACATTTTTAACTTTTCTATTAACTCTTTTATCGAAAGCTGATGATGTTCATCTGTTTCAAATAGCAAAATTTCTTTTAACGCGAGTAAGCGCACACCTGTTTTATTTTCACTCATCCCTTCACACCCTATTAAAGAGAATTCACACTACTTTACATCATGTCAACGATTTGCTGATGTGTCACATAATAAAGCAAAACTTTATCTACTTCTTCATTCGTTAGTTTTTCCCAAACTTGCTTGTACAGCATAACTTGGTTCTCATAGTAGCTCGTCAATCTCGATAATTGATTAATATCTTTGAGTCGATCGGTTTTATAATCAACAATCGTCCATTTCTCCTCTGTTTTATACACAAGGTCAATAACGCCTGATAAAAAAATCGGTGTTGTCCCTTGTTCGTGTAGTTGTTCATATAAAGGATCTCCTTTATGAATAAAAAGAGAAAAAGGAACTTCCGTTAACACGTGATCTGCTTTTTGCAGTTCTCTCCATATATTTGTTCCTTCCAATTCTTCAACAAGCGAACAAACCTCTGATTTCCGTTCAATCGACAACTGGTATTTTTGAAGACTTGAACTAACCTGTTCAGCCGTCACAGATTGCTTTACATGCTGCTCAAATACGTCATGAATCAGTGATCCCCATTGCAGTCCCCCACCATCTTCTCGTTCAACATCTACAAGCTGTTTTAACTCTTTTCCATCCGTAGGACTGACTTTTAGATAAGACGGTGTTGCACTTTCAGACACCCAATCAAACAAGCTTTCTGTTTCATGAAGATAGGAATCTAGTGTAACGGAAGATATCACCTGCTCTTTTTCCATTGGGATTGATTCTTTCAACTCCACTTCTTCCATATCCGTGATTCCTTTTAGCAACAAACCCCATGGATTCTGGCTGTCTTTTTTTTCACAACTACTAATGATCATTAGCTTTTCTGCCCTAGTTGCAGCAACATAAAGAATTCGAAGCTCTTCTTCGAGAAGATAGGTTTCTTCTTCTGCTTTATATTCATCCCAATCCTTTGGTTGACCGATCGTTGTTTTCGTAAAACCCCTTTGTTTCGTAAAAAGAAAATAGCCTTTTGAAGCTTTCTGTTCTCGTTTAATATGAGATGAAATAAACTTGCCAACATCCGTTTTCTTTCCAGGGTGAGCCAGAAAAACGATTGGTGCTTCTAACCCCTTTGCTTTATGGACATTTAAAATCCGGACCGCATTCGTATTTTCATCTAAGTTAACGACCTTCACTTTTTTTGATAAAAAATTAGACAAACGAGAAATGATATCAAAATAAAGTGTATGACCGTTTTCCTCTTCTTTTCTGAGCGCTTCAATCATTTGTACAAACTGGGTATACTCCCGTTTTCCGTAATCATTTGTTAGTAATAGCGGATAAAAACCAACATCCTCAATGATTTTCTCAATAGCAACGAAAGGGGTATATGAGCGCACCCATTTCGTGTATAATTTAAGCTTTCTAAATGCTTTTTCAACTGGATGAATTGGCTCATTTTCAAGTGTTGAAGAACTGTAGATGGAAAAAGAACCACCTGATTGTTTCCAGTCGTATAATTGTTCATCACTAATTCCAAACCACCGACTCCGTAATGTTGCGACTAGAGCGACTGAATTAGTGAGATCAACAAATGTTTCTAGTAAAATAAGCAATTCTTGAAATACCCTTGTCGTACCAATGCTCATTTCACCACTTACACTTACGGGAATACCGGCTTGTTCAAGCTTTGCACTATAAACATCAATCCCTGCATTGTAACGTGTAATAATCATCATATCTTTTGGCTCATAACCTTGTTGTAATAACGCTTGAACCGAAGCACATATATTTTCGGCATCTTTTTCAATCAACATTGCTTGGTTTTTTGTGAAATCAACAGGGACAACGATTTTTTTAATCTTACTTGTTTTTTGTGAGTCAGAATGAAACGAATGCAATGGACGATACGCAGCTTGGTATTTCGACTCTTGTTCTGGCAAATGGTGTTGAAACACTTGATTTAACTTTTCTGTAATGCTGTCAACGGTACGAAAATTCATCGTTAGCTGCAACACTTCCCCACCATGCAAACAAATTAACTCTTTTACTTTATTGTAAATATCAATATCTGCCCTTCGAAAACGATAAATCGCTTGTTTCGGGTCTCCTACTACAAAAAGTGACCCCGCACGTGGTTTACATTTTAGCCAATCTTGCTCTGTTACATCTTCTCCAGTTAAAAAGAACATCATTTGTGCTTGAATTGGATCCGTATCTTGATATTCATCAACAAGCAAACATCGATATTTTTCTTGAAAATACAGCCGGATTTCTGGATTACACTGTAATAGCTTCGTTGTTTGAATAAGAAGATCTTGAAAGTTTAAGAGTGAACGCTCTTTTTTCATTCGCTCATACACTTGTAATGCCCCTTTTAGAAAGGAAATGATAATCGGATGGCAATACTCTCGCCATTGTTGTAATAATGGAGCAACGGCGTCTTCTACAAATAATTCAATACGCGCTTTATATTCTTTCGCATCTTCTTTCGTGGTCCACTTTTTTTGCGTAATCGCAAAAGCAGATTTCGACTCAAATAGCTCAAACACTTCAATAATAAGGGCAGGGGTTTCTTTTTGATAACGAGCTTTTCGTAAAGCTTGTAGGATGTTTTTTTGTAATGAATCTGGACCTTTCTCAATGCTATCTGGAATACATCGTTTGGCTTCCTTAAGCAATGTAATAAATCTCGTGAAGGTTGTTTCCACCGGTGGCATTTCCGTTGTGGTAGCCACCCATTCAACATCAGGATAATGTTTTATCATTTGAAATCGGTCAAGTAGTAACTCTTCCGTTACACCAATCTCATGCATTGCCGTTAGTTTTAACTCATCCTCCGCTTGGAGTTTGGAAAGATAGACAGCCCATGCTTCTTCGGCAAGTTGTTTGTCATCTTCGTCCTCAAGTTCACGAAACATCATATCAAGATTTGCTTCAATCGGCCGCTCCCGCAGTAATCGATCGCAAAAAGCATGTACTGTTCCAATAAAACACCGTTCTACATTTTGAATGGCGACCTCAAGCTTTCTTTTTGTTTGAGTGTTTCCTTCCTCTTTCCACACTTTTTCTAATTCGTTTTGAAATCTCGTTTTTAATTCATCTGCCGCTTTTCTCGTGAACGTAATGGCAACGATTTCTTCTATTTGATTTGTTTCTGTATAAATCAGGTTTACCATGCGATCAACTAAACTTGTTGTTTTCCCTGAACCCGCTCCCGCTTCCACTAAAAAATTTTGGTGTAAATGATATTTGATTTTGTCTCGGTCCCTTTGGTCAACAATTTGTTTAGTCATATGCTCGTACCCCCTTAAAACTCCGTACGCCTGCTGACTCATAATCTTGATGTTTCTTTTCAATGATGTCAGCTTCATACTGTTCTCTTCGACAAATTTGTTTAAACTGACAAAACTTACAGTCATTGTCATCATCTGTCATGACAAAATGGCCCGATTCAATGATCGTTAGCAACTTTTCTAAAATGACATGACCGTTAGTTCGTAACTCTGTTTCTTGCTTACGTTCAATAGCTTGTCCTAACCCTTTTTTCGTTGGAAACAAGTACGAACTTTTTTTTACCGCTCCATGCTTTAAACCTAAATGATTTTCAAGCGCTAACGAATAGAGAAAATGCTGTAATTGCCGACCTCCCTGAAACTGTTTTTGTTCGTCATAGCCCCATGTACTACCGGTTTTATAATCGATAATGTGAATGGACTCATCTTGTTGAATATCAACTCGGTCAATTTTTCCTGACAAAAAAAATGGTCCGGAAGCTAATGTAATTGTCGCTGGAGGTTTTCCATCGACTCCGAACGTATATTCAAAATATTTAGGTTCTGTATCATGCGCTCGTTCTTCTTCAATTTTTAAAAATGTCTCACACGACTCTATAATCTCCTTTGTTTCCTGCCATTCCACTTGTGGACTTGGTGGTGGTAACTGTTTTTTTGCATTTTGTAAACAATCTTGGACCAAATCGGTTAGTAAGGAATGATGCGATTCATACACTGGTTTTTCGTTTCTCTCTTGTAACATTCGGTAAAAGCGTTCGAATATTTCATGCAAAACGGTTCCTCTCGTTGCCGGGTCTAACCAATGTTTTTCGTTATATTTCAGTTCTTCTATCGGTTTCACTTTTAACACTTCTTGCAAAAAATAAGAGTATGGACATGTAGCAAGCAATTCTAGTTTACCTGCAGAAATTTGTTGTTCTCGATTTTTCCGCGGGTCCAAATGGGTCGTATCGCTTTCGACTTTGCCATCATAAACCGTAAACGAACTGCTTTTACGAAACTCTTCTGCTTCCATCCCATCCACCAATTGATTAAACTGCTTGAGAAGTTTCCATTCAATTTCGCTTGTTTCGCTTGCTGTTACTTTTGGTACCCACCATTCTTTTTTTGTTACTAGCTCCACTTCCTTACAAGGAAACTCTTTTTGAAGCTGTTTAAAATCTGCATCATGATCACCGGTAATATAACGATAGCATTGTAAAAACAAATAAGAAGGGGAGAGTAACCGATTGTCATTAATATCAAATTGACAACAACTTACATGAACATGACCAGCACTCGAAGCAATCAATTGAAGCATCACATAATTTTTTTTCGTGATGCTATGTTGAAGCAAGGGGATGTTTTTTCCTAAGTTGCTTCTTTCTTTATCAAGCAGTAATGGATTTTCACTTTGACTGCCGGGAAAACGTTGTTGGTCTAAACCTACAAGAAATCTGGAATTACGGCTTATATATGTCCCTTTTTGATAAGAACAAACATGCAAATGTCCCGGTTTTGCCCGAGAGGCTCCGATATTCATGTTTAGTAGAAGTTCTTCAATATGGAATAAAGCTTCTTGAACTGATATGACCTCATTCGTATAAGGAACCAGTTGCTCTATTTTTTCAAGCAAGCTTGTTTTAGCTGCTTCATCATAAAAGGATGTGCTATTTGCCATTTTTGCAATGATAAAATGCAACCCTTGTAAAAGCTCTCGTAATGAAATGTGTTTATCCTTCTCTATTGATGGCAATGCAGTAAAAATCGGATCATACCATGTTTTCATCCAAACTAAGTTTTTATATACTTGTTCTAATGTTTGATGTTGTTCATTTTCTTTGCCTACAAGACGCTCTCT
It contains:
- a CDS encoding PTS mannitol transporter subunit IICB; the encoded protein is MSNSANGSKQDVRVKIQRFGSYLSGMIMPNIGAFIAWGFITALFIPTGWWPNENLAQLVGPMITYLLPLLIGYTGGKMVYGDRGGVVGATATMGVIVGADIPMFLGAMIMGPLGGWLIKKIDEVVQPKVRQGFEMLVNNFTAGILAMLLTLAAFLGIGPVVLALNKVLAAGVEIIVNAGLLPLANIFIEPAKVLFLNNAINHGILSPLGAKEAAEAGKSILFLLETNPGPGLGILLAIMIFGAGTARQTAPGAIVIHFLGGIHEIYFPYILMKPMLILAAIAGGISGVFTFTLFNVGLVAPPSPGSIIALMGMTARGDHLGVLFGVLVATAVSFIVASIILKTGKKNEEEDMTAAAAKMEQLKGKKSSVAGSFETNTDFDSKNVKKIIFACDAGMGSSAMGASILKNKAKKAELDVNITNTSINNIPDDADIVITHKDLTSRAKEKLPTAYHISVENFLNSPKYDELMEKLK
- a CDS encoding manganese catalase family protein, translating into MFYHVKELQYNAKPSQPDPVYAKKLQEILGGQFGEISVMMQYLFQGWNCRGDKKYRDMLLDIGTEEIAHVEMLATMIAQLVDGAPAHDQEEAAKNPVVEAVLGGMNPQHAIVNGLGAQPNDSVGFPWTARYMISSGNLLADFRANLNAESQGRLQAIRLYEMTTDPGVRDMLSFLIARDSMHQNQWMAAIHELEQTESVIVPSTFNREYEIQEVANQFMNFSSGEESSQGRWAKGPTFDGQGNFEYVANPEAMGQHPQLQPGPAYIHGTNPTNMQMMQQQANMNGNQPSDQSFMQ
- a CDS encoding WYL domain-containing protein, encoding MSENKTGVRLLALKEILLFETDEHHQLSIKELIEKLKMYVPEFPADAKTVKKYIHTLRDSGFDIIENTGKHGELFYSHQVRLFETYQLRLLIDPVLSARFITTEEKKYLVSCLKQLTSKQIAKTLPDPVVYQQSINTDYNLIKHHIDIFHEAISQKKIVYFQYGDYNLEKSFTLRHEGRPYKIKPHALIWESDFYYLIGDDVKYGEEENPRNYRLDRMRHVVISDESFTQQQKDLSEYIQHSFHMFGGQDDWITLQFQLNRVTLNGVFDKFGMDSNVKQVDEKSFLVKAKAKISAGLKAWILSWGSQVHVVSPLSLQQEIEQEIEKMIALYSK
- a CDS encoding UvrD-helicase domain-containing protein, translating into MTKQIVDQRDRDKIKYHLHQNFLVEAGAGSGKTTSLVDRMVNLIYTETNQIEEIVAITFTRKAADELKTRFQNELEKVWKEEGNTQTKRKLEVAIQNVERCFIGTVHAFCDRLLRERPIEANLDMMFRELEDEDDKQLAEEAWAVYLSKLQAEDELKLTAMHEIGVTEELLLDRFQMIKHYPDVEWVATTTEMPPVETTFTRFITLLKEAKRCIPDSIEKGPDSLQKNILQALRKARYQKETPALIIEVFELFESKSAFAITQKKWTTKEDAKEYKARIELFVEDAVAPLLQQWREYCHPIIISFLKGALQVYERMKKERSLLNFQDLLIQTTKLLQCNPEIRLYFQEKYRCLLVDEYQDTDPIQAQMMFFLTGEDVTEQDWLKCKPRAGSLFVVGDPKQAIYRFRRADIDIYNKVKELICLHGGEVLQLTMNFRTVDSITEKLNQVFQHHLPEQESKYQAAYRPLHSFHSDSQKTSKIKKIVVPVDFTKNQAMLIEKDAENICASVQALLQQGYEPKDMMIITRYNAGIDVYSAKLEQAGIPVSVSGEMSIGTTRVFQELLILLETFVDLTNSVALVATLRSRWFGISDEQLYDWKQSGGSFSIYSSSTLENEPIHPVEKAFRKLKLYTKWVRSYTPFVAIEKIIEDVGFYPLLLTNDYGKREYTQFVQMIEALRKEEENGHTLYFDIISRLSNFLSKKVKVVNLDENTNAVRILNVHKAKGLEAPIVFLAHPGKKTDVGKFISSHIKREQKASKGYFLFTKQRGFTKTTIGQPKDWDEYKAEEETYLLEEELRILYVAATRAEKLMIISSCEKKDSQNPWGLLLKGITDMEEVELKESIPMEKEQVISSVTLDSYLHETESLFDWVSESATPSYLKVSPTDGKELKQLVDVEREDGGGLQWGSLIHDVFEQHVKQSVTAEQVSSSLQKYQLSIERKSEVCSLVEELEGTNIWRELQKADHVLTEVPFSLFIHKGDPLYEQLHEQGTTPIFLSGVIDLVYKTEEKWTIVDYKTDRLKDINQLSRLTSYYENQVMLYKQVWEKLTNEEVDKVLLYYVTHQQIVDMM
- a CDS encoding PD-(D/E)XK nuclease family protein, whose product is MKEIVDMLRKTCEQHPLTEKIIVVDSYFIGEQILLQYVKSGHQAINFKIKTIRDLALDTIQTHCEEMTTTIGSHFMYSIVKSLQQEKKLQYFQELEITPPFSYHMFQLIQELRLAGFTSITIKPSAFVSETKGQDIIRILQRYEKLMVDYQLKDDANLYKQAKEKAVQSERLFLLQSQLSVSYVQEQFLEHLCPVMLSLPVTPVYGVPKPKETKYSFIQEGEPTPLSYIYQLQSEKVKTAMTLHKWKTEEEEIKDVLSQIKRKSLRLDDCAIFYTSAHPYVTTVFHLSQSYNIPVTFQDGVPIQFTKPGKLINGLVQWVRSSYESRLFTKLLQEGLFQMEDEAPSKIRWTTLLRQLNIGWGKARYTERLENEIKKVRERLVGKENEQHQTLEQVYKNLVWMKTWYDPIFTALPSIEKDKHISLRELLQGLHFIIAKMANSTSFYDEAAKTSLLEKIEQLVPYTNEVISVQEALFHIEELLLNMNIGASRAKPGHLHVCSYQKGTYISRNSRFLVGLDQQRFPGSQSENPLLLDKERSNLGKNIPLLQHSITKKNYVMLQLIASSAGHVHVSCCQFDINDNRLLSPSYLFLQCYRYITGDHDADFKQLQKEFPCKEVELVTKKEWWVPKVTASETSEIEWKLLKQFNQLVDGMEAEEFRKSSSFTVYDGKVESDTTHLDPRKNREQQISAGKLELLATCPYSYFLQEVLKVKPIEELKYNEKHWLDPATRGTVLHEIFERFYRMLQERNEKPVYESHHSLLTDLVQDCLQNAKKQLPPPSPQVEWQETKEIIESCETFLKIEEERAHDTEPKYFEYTFGVDGKPPATITLASGPFFLSGKIDRVDIQQDESIHIIDYKTGSTWGYDEQKQFQGGRQLQHFLYSLALENHLGLKHGAVKKSSYLFPTKKGLGQAIERKQETELRTNGHVILEKLLTIIESGHFVMTDDDNDCKFCQFKQICRREQYEADIIEKKHQDYESAGVRSFKGVRAYD